From Thermodesulforhabdaceae bacterium:
CCTGCGAGAATGGCTATAGAAACATAAGCGGGCGCACCCACCCAAAGTGCGCCCCTTACACAAATCTTTTTAACACTATTGCGGGCAGGGATAAATGGCAGAATTATAAAAGGAGAAGGTTATTATCACTTAATTTATTGATCATCGGGCTGAACGAATTCTTCTCTAATAAGCTGTCTGGAAATAGAGTAAGGATCAAGTTCTTTCTGGAAAATCTTTTCTGCTATAGCTTCAAGGCTTTCTCCCCGCCTTTCAATACGCCTTACCATCTCTTTGAAAAGTTCATCCCTTAGAGTTTCAGAAAATTGATGAAGCGTGCGTTTAAGCATAACTTTCCGAAATTGTTCTGGTTTTTGAGTGGTTAGGTAGGCACGGTGACGATCAATAGCTTCACACAATTCTTCGATACCTATGCCTTTGTGAGCCTGAGTTTCCACGATGGGGGGCTCCCAATCGTCGGCTTCCCCGATGTCCATCCTGAATCGCCTTCCCATTTCAAGAAGATTCCGAAGTTCCTGAACGGTCTTCTTGGCACCCTCACGATCAGCCTTATTAACCACAAAGATGTTTCCAATTTCCATAATTCCAGCCTTAATGGCCTGGATATCGTCCCCGAGACCTGGAACACTCACTACTATGGTTGTGTGGGCACAATCGGCAATTTCCACTTCCCCCTGACCAACTCCTACAGTCTCTACAACGATTATATCTTTTCCCATAGCATCAAAGACTGTAATCATATCGTGAGTCGATTTAGTCAGCCCACCAAAATGACCTCGAGTTGCCACACTCCTGATGAAGACATCCTTGTCGAGAAAATGCCTCTGCATGCGAATCCTATCACCAAGGATGGCGCCTCCACTGAATGGACTGGTAGGATCTATAGCAATGATCGCCACAGTTTTTCCAATTTTTCGGTAGTAAGCCGTTATCTGATCAACCAGGGTGGACTTTCCTGCTCCAGGAGGACCAGTAAATCCTATTACGTATGCCTTACCTGTGTGAGGATAAAGCTCCTTAAGGATACTCCTGGTAGATGGAATCTGATCGTCAATATCTCTAAGAAGTCGAGCGACCGCTCGAACATCTCCTCTCAATACTTGATCCACTATCTCCATGAGAACACCTCTTTTGTTATTTAATTCGCCGTATAGGCTTAAAAACTGTCTAGCTCTCGCTAGTTTGCATCTTCAATCGTTCGCATTAATATTTCAGGGGCGCAGTGTGCTGCTACGCCCCTGCTTTTGCTCTTGCTTCCTAAGCCGCTACCTTTCTAGGCTTAACGTTTTCCCTGACCCATTTTATGATGTCTTCAAGTTTTGCACCAGGCGTAAAGATTTCTTTAATCCCAATGGATTTCAATTTCGGGATATCCTCAAGCGGGAAGATACCTCCTCCGACCACAACAATATCCTCAGCATTATTTTCCTTGAGAAGCTCCATAATGCGCGGGAATGAATAATTATGAGCCCCCGAAAGGATGCTAAGCCCTATCATATCCACATCTTCCTGCAGAGCGGTCTGGACAATCTGTTCTGGAGTCTGATGGCATCCCGTGTAGATCACTTCAAATCCTGCGTCTCTCAATGCCCTGGCTATAATTCGTGCACCTCGATCGTGTCCATCCAGTCCCGGCTTTGCAACAAGTATTCTGAGTTTTCTTTCATTTCCCATCTTATGTTCCTCCTCCACTTTTTAAAACGATGCAGGATCGGTATAAGTGCCAAAAACTTCTCGATAGACATCACAGCATTCCTGCTCCGTAGCTCCAGCTTTAACCGCTTCGATGAGAGCCGGCATAACATTATTCTCCCAACAGGGCTTCCCTTCACAGCGGCGGCGAAGTTCGTCAAGAGCCTTCTGAAGTTTAACCTTATTGCGTTTCTCCTTGAATTTATGGAGCCGCTCGATCTGGAGCCGCTCAATTTCCGGATCGATCTTGAGAACTTCAAGCGGTGGGATCTCGGAGGGGAACATATTGATTCCAATAATGGCCTTTTCACCTCGCTCCACCTGTTGCTGGAAGCGATAGGCACTTTCAGCTATTTCCATCTGTGGATAGTTCTTTTCTATGGCCGCTACCATGCCACCCATTTCGTCAAGCTTCCGAATATATTCGTTAGCTTCTTCCTCCATCCGATCAGTTAAAGCCTCGAGATAATAGGAACCTGCAAGAGGATCAATAACATTCGCCGCTCCTACTTCATAGGCAAGGATTTGCTGAGTTCTAAGAGCGATCTTAACAGCAAATTCGCTGGGAATCATGTAAACTTCGTCAAGAGAATTGGTATGGAGCGACTGACAGCCTCCAAGTATAGCAGCTAGAGCTTCGGTAGTTGTGCGAATAATGTTGTTGTAAGGTTCTTGCGCCGTCAGAGAACATCCTGCTGTCTGAACATGGAAACGGCACATCATTGATCTAGGATTCTGAGCTTTGAAGCGATTTTTCATAATGCGAGCCCACATACGGCGGGCAGCTCTCATCTTGGCTATTTCTTCAAAAAAGTCTATATGGGAGTTCCAGAAAAAGGAAAGTCTGCCTGCAAAGTCGTCCACATTGAGCCCGCGCTTGATACATTCTTCCACATAAGTAATACCATCATAGATAGTAAAGGCTAGCTCCTGGACCGCCGTAGCACCGGCTTCGCGGATGTGATAACCGCTGATGCTTATGGTGTTCCATCGAGGCACCTCTCGAGTGCCAAATTCTACAGTATCCACAACCAGCCTAATGCTTGGTTCCGGAGGAAGCATAAGGGTCTTCTGAGCTATAAACTCTTTAAGACAGTCGTTCTGGATGGTTCCACCCAGCTTTTTTCTTGAGTAGCCTTCATTCTCAGCATTGGCAATATACATTGCCCATATGACCGAAGCTGGCGGGTTAATGGTCATGGACGTAGTAACTTCCTCAAGGTTAATTCTCGCAAAGAGTCTCTGCATGTCATCTATGGTGTCAATAGCAACACCACAACGTCCACATTCACCTCGAGCAAGGGGAGAATCGGTGTCATAACCCATTAGAGTAGGAAAATCAAAGGCTACACTCAGGCCGGTTTCACCGTGGTCAATGAGATAGTGGAATCTCTCGTTAGTTTGTTCGGCCGTTCCCAACCCGGCAAACATTCTCATCGTCCAGAGTCGTCCTCTATACATCGTTGTCTGAACGCCTCTGGTGAAAGGATAGCAACCGGGAAAGCCTATGTCTTCCATGAAATCCTTATTCTTGATGTCAAGCGGCGTATATAGGTTCTTCACCTCCATGTCAGAAACCGTTGAAAACCTTTCCAGCCGCTCAGGAAGCTTCTGCAAAGCCTTCTCATACTCATGAAGCCATTCTTTGTATTCCTGCTCAATCCGTTCGATGGCAGACTCTGAAAACATCTTTGTTCCCATCAGTGTTCCCTCCTCAGATAAATTTGTCGCTTCCAAGCAGAATCGGGCGTAATTATAATCCCCCTCCGACGCCTTCCCCAGAGGGAGCAAAGAAATCTTCGCTTCATTTCTAAATACAAAAGACCCTTCGGCTCCGAATCAGAAAGCAAAAAATAATGACTTCCCTTAGTCATCCAAACTCCTGATACGGACAACCGAAAAATATTTTTTCCTAGGTGAGAGTCCAAATGCCGGCGCACTCACCTGCTTCCCCCAGAAAATTTCAAAACGAAGCGAAGATAACATCATAACCGCCTGCTGGTAAGGGCATCGATGCCCAAATAAAATTTTTCTACACTTTCTCCGCCTTTCCTGCCATAGTCAGTTCACTAAAAGTTAAACCGGCTGTTATTGCGTGTCAAACTATTTTTAAAATTAAGCAACCGGAGGTTAACAGTGGCAAATCGAGTGTTAGTAACAGGCGGAGCAGGTTTTATAGGAAGCCACATAGTGGATAATCTCGTCCGAAACGGTTACGAAGTGGCGGTGCTGGACAATTTCGGCACAGGAAAGCTGGAAAATCTTTCAGAAATCATTGATAAAATAAAAATTTTTGAAGGAGACATTACAGACCGCGACCTGGTTTTTGAAGTTTTCAAGACCTGGAGACCATCCATCGTTTCCCACCAGGCGGCTCAGGCTTCGGTAAAAATATCCATGGAACGCCCGGCTTTTGACGCTCTTGTAAACGTCGTGGGGGGAGTAAACGTGCTTGATGCATCCGTTGCCACAGGTGTAAGTCACTTCATCTTTGCCTCCACCGGGGGAGCAATTTACGGTGAAGTGCCCGAAGGCGAGGCTGCTCAAGAAGAATGGCCTCTTAACCCCAAAAGCCCCTATGCTGCAGCAAAAGCGTCTTTTGAAATCTACCTGAAAGTCTATAACGCCCAGTTTGGCTTGCCCTTCACGGTGCTGCGTTATGCTAACGTTTACGGTCCCAGACAGGATCCTTTCGGAGAAGCCGGTGTTGTGGCTATATTTACAGAGCGGCTTATAAATGAAAAGCCTGTAACTGTTTTTGCACGCCGCACGAAAGGTGATGTTGGTTGCATCCGGGATTATGTGTTCGTAGATGATGTGGTAAATGTCCACAGGTTGGTGATTTCTCAGCGGCTTGAAGGAGTTTTTAACGTCTCTACAGGAACGGGAAAAACCACCATGGAAGTGCTCGAAGCCATAGCTAACACTCTAAATTGCCGTCCAACAATCAATTTTGAAAATCCCAGACCGGGAGATCTAGAAGTTAGCGTTCTCGATAATAGCTCCATCAGTAAGTTGTTTTCTGCATGGACCGATTTCCCCGAAGGAATCGCTAAAACCGTAAAGTGGTTTCTGGAAAAAAGGTAAGACCGTGCTGTTAGGCAGGAAATCTTTCTGAAGCGGTTTAGACAAACGGTAATAAAAAGTGGCACTGATCCTGCTTGTAAATCCCTGGGTTACCGATTTTGCAGCCTATGATTTCTGGGCAAAACCGCTGGGACTACTTTTTATCGGATCTCTGCTATCATCAAGCGGGCACGACGTGGTGCTTTTAGATTGTATGGATCGCGGGAAAGCTCAACAGGCAAAAAACGTTATCCCCGGACAGGATAGATTTTACGGCACAGGAAAGTATCCCAAACGACCAATCGATCCGCCCGAGCCTTACAAAGGCTTTCCGAGAACCTATTATCGTTACGGCATAACTGAAGATATCTTTGACAAAATACTCACAAAACTTCCGGAAAAACCTCGACTTATTATGGTCACTTCCATCATGACTTACTGGTATCCCGGGGTTCAGCAAACCATAGAGCGGCTAAAACTGCATTTCCCCGATGTGCCCGTCTGGCTTGGAGGAATCTACGCCAAACTATGTAAAGAACATGCCATTCAGTTTTCTGGAGCCGATCGAGTCATAGACAACCCTACAAACCATCTTCCAGACATCCTGGAAAAAGAAGCTGGAATTACAATCAGAAACAGAGATCAATGGCAGAATTTATCTCGCTTTCCGCATCCTTTCTGGAAAGCCTACGAAAAGCTCTTCTACGGAGTGCTTCTTGCCAGTGTTGGCTGCCCCTTTTCCTGCCCTTACTGTGCATCGTCTGCATTGCAGCCAAAAATGGCCATCCGCTCAACCGAAAGTCTCTACGAAGAAATTATGATGCTCAATAACCGAAACGTCTGCGACTTCGCCTTTTATGACGATGCTCTGCTTATTTATGGCTGGCAGAGTGTAGCACCTCTCCTGCGACGTCTCATCAGCGAGAGACGTTCTTTCAGATTCCACACCCCCAACGCAATTCACATAAGAGCCATTGACGAGGAAAAAAGCGAACTTCTTTTCGCAGCAGGTTTTAAAACCATACGCCTGGGGCTGGAAACTTCATCCCCGGTTCATCAAAAAACCTGGGGGAATAAGGTTGAAAACCGTGAATTTATAAAAGCCGTAAAAATTCTGAAAAAAGTCGGTTTTACCACTTACCAGATCGGAGTATATCTTCTTTGCGGTGTTCCAGGTCAAAAGCCAGAAGATGTTCGGTTTGCCGTAGATTTTGTGGCAGAACAGGAAGTTCTTCCTTTTATTGCAGAATACTCCCCTCTCCCCGGAACCAAACTATGGGAAGAAGCTTGTCGTATTTCTTCCTTCGATTTAGCCAGAGAACCGCTCTATCACAACAATTCTTTCTTTGCCTGTAGAAACAAAAACTTTACTTACGAAGACATGGTGGAAACTAAGAACTACGCAAGGCGAGCAAGATCTCTTCTTACAAGCACATCAATAGCCGCTTCGTCGTAAGCGGTAACAGTGGAAGACAACCTTCCCTCAATTCTCTCCCTTAAAGACTGGTAAGCTTTTCCCCACAACTCCGTTACATTGCTTGAATCTTGAGGATACCTGGCCATCCCAGAATAAAACTCTATCTGACAGCCAAACTCTTTTCCCAATCCGAGCCTGTGTAGAAAATATTCGCACTTCTTAATATCGAAGGAATTGACCTGCTCCAGAAGAATACCAAGCCGATTTTCCCCAAGATGCCCAATTATTGCACGCTCACCAAGCACTTCTTTCTGTAAAGCGTTCACGATCCTGTGATTTATGAGCGACAACTCCGAAGGCATAACCATGCTGCAAAGCTTCAAATAGGGTTCCCATTGTATAACAACAAGAGTCAAGTTGTAGTTATTACCAACAGCGTGTGAAAAACATGATTGAACATATTCTTCAAAGGCTCTAATGTGTAAAAGTCCTGTGAAGCAATCATACTTTAGAAGATGTTCGCACTTTTCCTGCAAAACAAACCTATCAACTGCCATCAGGAAATGTCTGAATATTCTGTCCACGGTATAAACGTCGTCTGAATCCCATAATCGTCCTGTTTTGGAAAGCAACGCAAGCACCCATTCACTCCCTGCCGTTGTGCCGTATAACCCAAGCAAAGATCCTTCACGGGGAATTGGTTCTCCAGGCGCAAAGAGGAAATGATTTCCATACCGTTTTCCATTAAACTTAGAAATCACTGTCAATTTTTTTCTGCCGAAGACATAATCAACCAATCCGCCAGAAATTTTCTTCTTGCTGTAAGGCAAAGAAAAAGCTGGAAAAGAAGACCTAATTTGAATCTGTCCTCCGGGCAAATCTC
This genomic window contains:
- a CDS encoding methylmalonyl-CoA mutase family protein → MGTKMFSESAIERIEQEYKEWLHEYEKALQKLPERLERFSTVSDMEVKNLYTPLDIKNKDFMEDIGFPGCYPFTRGVQTTMYRGRLWTMRMFAGLGTAEQTNERFHYLIDHGETGLSVAFDFPTLMGYDTDSPLARGECGRCGVAIDTIDDMQRLFARINLEEVTTSMTINPPASVIWAMYIANAENEGYSRKKLGGTIQNDCLKEFIAQKTLMLPPEPSIRLVVDTVEFGTREVPRWNTISISGYHIREAGATAVQELAFTIYDGITYVEECIKRGLNVDDFAGRLSFFWNSHIDFFEEIAKMRAARRMWARIMKNRFKAQNPRSMMCRFHVQTAGCSLTAQEPYNNIIRTTTEALAAILGGCQSLHTNSLDEVYMIPSEFAVKIALRTQQILAYEVGAANVIDPLAGSYYLEALTDRMEEEANEYIRKLDEMGGMVAAIEKNYPQMEIAESAYRFQQQVERGEKAIIGINMFPSEIPPLEVLKIDPEIERLQIERLHKFKEKRNKVKLQKALDELRRRCEGKPCWENNVMPALIEAVKAGATEQECCDVYREVFGTYTDPASF
- a CDS encoding B12-binding domain-containing radical SAM protein; the protein is MALILLVNPWVTDFAAYDFWAKPLGLLFIGSLLSSSGHDVVLLDCMDRGKAQQAKNVIPGQDRFYGTGKYPKRPIDPPEPYKGFPRTYYRYGITEDIFDKILTKLPEKPRLIMVTSIMTYWYPGVQQTIERLKLHFPDVPVWLGGIYAKLCKEHAIQFSGADRVIDNPTNHLPDILEKEAGITIRNRDQWQNLSRFPHPFWKAYEKLFYGVLLASVGCPFSCPYCASSALQPKMAIRSTESLYEEIMMLNNRNVCDFAFYDDALLIYGWQSVAPLLRRLISERRSFRFHTPNAIHIRAIDEEKSELLFAAGFKTIRLGLETSSPVHQKTWGNKVENREFIKAVKILKKVGFTTYQIGVYLLCGVPGQKPEDVRFAVDFVAEQEVLPFIAEYSPLPGTKLWEEACRISSFDLAREPLYHNNSFFACRNKNFTYEDMVETKNYARRARSLLTSTSIAASS
- a CDS encoding SDR family NAD(P)-dependent oxidoreductase, with protein sequence MANRVLVTGGAGFIGSHIVDNLVRNGYEVAVLDNFGTGKLENLSEIIDKIKIFEGDITDRDLVFEVFKTWRPSIVSHQAAQASVKISMERPAFDALVNVVGGVNVLDASVATGVSHFIFASTGGAIYGEVPEGEAAQEEWPLNPKSPYAAAKASFEIYLKVYNAQFGLPFTVLRYANVYGPRQDPFGEAGVVAIFTERLINEKPVTVFARRTKGDVGCIRDYVFVDDVVNVHRLVISQRLEGVFNVSTGTGKTTMEVLEAIANTLNCRPTINFENPRPGDLEVSVLDNSSISKLFSAWTDFPEGIAKTVKWFLEKR
- a CDS encoding cobalamin B12-binding domain-containing protein; this encodes MGNERKLRILVAKPGLDGHDRGARIIARALRDAGFEVIYTGCHQTPEQIVQTALQEDVDMIGLSILSGAHNYSFPRIMELLKENNAEDIVVVGGGIFPLEDIPKLKSIGIKEIFTPGAKLEDIIKWVRENVKPRKVAA
- the meaB gene encoding methylmalonyl Co-A mutase-associated GTPase MeaB is translated as MEIVDQVLRGDVRAVARLLRDIDDQIPSTRSILKELYPHTGKAYVIGFTGPPGAGKSTLVDQITAYYRKIGKTVAIIAIDPTSPFSGGAILGDRIRMQRHFLDKDVFIRSVATRGHFGGLTKSTHDMITVFDAMGKDIIVVETVGVGQGEVEIADCAHTTIVVSVPGLGDDIQAIKAGIMEIGNIFVVNKADREGAKKTVQELRNLLEMGRRFRMDIGEADDWEPPIVETQAHKGIGIEELCEAIDRHRAYLTTQKPEQFRKVMLKRTLHQFSETLRDELFKEMVRRIERRGESLEAIAEKIFQKELDPYSISRQLIREEFVQPDDQ